The Saccharothrix variisporea genome has a segment encoding these proteins:
- a CDS encoding class I SAM-dependent methyltransferase, giving the protein MTTAEEYWETFYLDRDQVWSGRVNPLLEREVRDLPPGTALDLGCAEGGDAVWLAARGWRVTGVDISATALARAAARAEEAGVEIAFERHDLAESFPDGEFDLVSAQFLHSPVEREGERDAVLKRAKDAVAPGGVLVVAGHAGWPSWQHDHPHADYRFPTTADVLAALDLDEDWVVETDEVVEREHNGPEGQPGTRADNVVRVRRLR; this is encoded by the coding sequence ATGACGACTGCCGAAGAGTACTGGGAGACCTTCTACCTCGACCGCGACCAGGTGTGGAGCGGCCGGGTCAACCCGCTGCTGGAGCGCGAGGTCCGCGACCTGCCACCCGGCACCGCCCTGGACCTCGGGTGCGCGGAGGGCGGTGACGCCGTCTGGCTCGCCGCGCGCGGGTGGCGGGTCACCGGCGTCGACATCTCCGCCACCGCCCTGGCCAGAGCCGCCGCGCGCGCCGAGGAGGCCGGGGTCGAGATCGCCTTCGAACGCCACGACCTCGCCGAGTCCTTCCCGGACGGCGAGTTCGACCTGGTGTCCGCCCAGTTCCTGCACTCGCCGGTGGAACGCGAGGGCGAGCGCGACGCCGTGCTCAAGCGCGCCAAGGACGCCGTCGCGCCCGGCGGGGTGCTGGTGGTCGCCGGGCACGCGGGCTGGCCGTCGTGGCAGCACGACCACCCGCACGCCGACTACCGCTTCCCGACCACCGCCGACGTCCTGGCCGCCCTGGACCTGGACGAGGACTGGGTGGTGGAGACCGACGAGGTGGTCGAGCGCGAGCACAACGGGCCGGAGGGCCAGCCCGGCACCCGCGCCGACAACGTGGTGCGGGTCCGCCGCTTGAGGTGA
- a CDS encoding FAD-dependent oxidoreductase, which produces MGDIAVVGGGVIGLTCALRLAGEGHRVEVVSATGPADTVSAVAGGLWFPYRAAPADAVLRWGQVSLRRFAELARDPATGVAWREGVVLHRTPDPDLSWTAAVPDHRPATDLPPGVLSGLVCTLPVVTMPTYLAWLVQRCASAGVSFRSHEVARPAELPQDTVVVAAGLRSGDLLGDDTLVPVRGQVVRLANPGLTRWLVDDDNPAGLTYVIPRGDNVVCGGTADEGATDLTPSPEVEHAILARVHALVPSLAGAPVVSRAVGLRPVRPAVRVDRVERDGKVVISCYGHGGSGVTLSWGCAEDVVRLTGL; this is translated from the coding sequence ATGGGTGACATCGCGGTGGTCGGGGGCGGGGTGATCGGCCTGACCTGCGCGCTGCGGCTCGCGGGGGAGGGGCACCGGGTCGAGGTGGTGTCGGCGACCGGGCCGGCCGACACGGTGTCGGCGGTGGCGGGCGGCCTGTGGTTCCCGTACCGGGCCGCGCCGGCCGACGCCGTGTTGCGCTGGGGGCAGGTGTCGTTGCGCCGTTTCGCGGAGTTGGCCCGTGATCCGGCGACCGGCGTGGCGTGGCGGGAGGGAGTCGTCCTGCACCGCACCCCCGACCCGGACCTGTCGTGGACCGCGGCCGTCCCCGACCACCGGCCGGCCACCGACCTGCCGCCCGGGGTGCTGTCCGGCCTGGTCTGCACGCTGCCGGTCGTCACCATGCCGACCTACCTGGCGTGGCTGGTGCAGCGCTGCGCGTCGGCCGGCGTGTCGTTCCGCTCGCACGAGGTCGCGCGGCCGGCCGAACTGCCGCAGGACACCGTGGTCGTGGCGGCCGGTCTGCGCTCGGGCGACCTGCTCGGCGACGACACCCTGGTACCGGTGCGCGGGCAGGTGGTCCGGCTGGCCAACCCCGGCCTGACCCGCTGGCTGGTCGACGACGACAACCCCGCCGGCCTGACCTACGTGATCCCGCGCGGCGACAACGTGGTGTGCGGCGGCACCGCCGACGAGGGAGCGACCGACCTCACCCCGTCACCCGAGGTCGAACACGCCATCCTGGCGCGCGTCCACGCCCTGGTCCCTTCGCTCGCCGGTGCACCCGTGGTGTCCCGCGCGGTCGGGTTGCGGCCGGTCCGGCCCGCGGTCCGGGTGGACCGGGTCGAGCGCGACGGCAAAGTGGTGATCTCGTGCTATGGCCACGGCGGCTCGGGTGTCACGCTGTCCTGGGGCTGCGCCGAAGACGTCGTGCGGCTGACCGGTTTGTGA
- a CDS encoding helix-turn-helix domain-containing protein, translated as MDDFDDVLKAVGPRLRAIRKQREVTLAELAAETGISESTLSRLESGQRRANLELLLPLARAHGVPLDELVGAPNTGDPRVHLKPVRRGGRTIIPLTRRAGGLQAFKMIIPGVRAHVEPELRVHEGYEWMYVLDGKLRLYLGEQDLVLKPGEAAEFDTHVPHFFDAADAHPVELLTLFGQQGERAHLRARSR; from the coding sequence GTGGACGACTTCGACGACGTGCTCAAGGCGGTCGGGCCTCGGCTGCGGGCGATCCGCAAGCAGCGCGAGGTGACGCTGGCCGAGCTGGCGGCCGAGACGGGGATCTCGGAGAGCACGCTGTCCCGGCTGGAGAGCGGGCAGCGGCGGGCGAACCTGGAGCTGCTGCTGCCGCTGGCCCGCGCGCACGGCGTGCCGCTGGACGAGCTGGTCGGCGCGCCGAACACCGGTGACCCGCGGGTGCACCTCAAGCCGGTGCGGCGGGGCGGGCGGACGATCATCCCGCTGACCCGGCGGGCGGGCGGGTTGCAGGCGTTCAAGATGATCATCCCCGGGGTGCGGGCGCACGTGGAGCCGGAGCTGCGCGTGCACGAGGGGTACGAGTGGATGTACGTGCTGGACGGGAAGCTGCGGCTGTACCTGGGTGAGCAGGACCTGGTGCTCAAGCCGGGCGAGGCGGCCGAGTTCGACACCCACGTGCCGCACTTCTTCGACGCCGCCGACGCCCACCCGGTGGAGCTGCTGACCCTGTTCGGCCAGCAGGGCGAGCGGGCGCACCTGCGCGCCCGCTCGCGCTGA
- a CDS encoding cytochrome P450: MSDSAIAPPAFDLFTPELMANPHPVLHQLRAHAPVLWVEPLNGYLLTRHADIVATLKDRRLVPANMGQGLDRLSQEERDELAPLLQSVRLWMGHTNETDHVRFQQLLKRYFTPSTVNKLRPRVRQLAEELIAAVKDQGRMDVVRDLAYPLPANVIAEMLGMPTDEREKLQAWSRDILAIFAPADMDNLRRCQRSILEMQDYVRGLVAARREDPRDDLISMFVAAEAEGVVNEDEIVANCVLLLFAGHETTANLIANGLVLLFENPDQYALLKEKPELMGSAVEEMLRYDGPASMILRVTAEPVEIGGQEIPAGKVVYLAMLAGNRDPEVFADPDRFDITRSANRHTAFGLGAFYCLGAALARMEADVCFTVLREQVPDLRPDYEEVDWVFTQTAQRRLGSLNVTF, from the coding sequence ATGAGCGATTCAGCCATCGCGCCGCCCGCGTTCGACCTGTTCACCCCCGAACTCATGGCGAACCCGCACCCGGTGCTGCACCAGCTCCGCGCGCACGCCCCCGTGCTGTGGGTCGAGCCCCTCAACGGCTACCTGCTGACCCGCCACGCCGACATCGTCGCTACCCTCAAGGACCGCAGGCTGGTCCCGGCCAACATGGGACAGGGCCTGGACCGGCTGAGCCAGGAAGAACGCGACGAGCTCGCCCCGCTCCTGCAGTCCGTGCGGCTGTGGATGGGGCACACGAACGAAACCGACCACGTGCGCTTCCAGCAGCTGCTCAAGCGCTACTTCACCCCGTCCACGGTCAACAAGCTGCGCCCGCGGGTCCGGCAGCTGGCCGAGGAGCTGATCGCGGCGGTCAAGGACCAGGGCCGCATGGACGTCGTGCGGGACCTGGCCTACCCGTTGCCCGCCAACGTGATCGCCGAGATGCTCGGCATGCCCACCGACGAGCGCGAGAAGCTCCAGGCGTGGTCCAGGGACATCCTGGCCATCTTCGCTCCCGCCGACATGGACAACCTGCGCCGGTGCCAGCGCAGCATTCTGGAGATGCAGGACTACGTGCGCGGCCTGGTCGCCGCTCGCCGCGAGGACCCGCGCGACGACCTGATCAGCATGTTCGTCGCCGCCGAGGCCGAGGGCGTGGTGAACGAGGACGAGATCGTCGCCAACTGCGTGCTCCTGCTGTTCGCCGGCCACGAGACGACCGCGAACCTCATCGCCAACGGTCTGGTCCTGCTGTTCGAGAACCCCGACCAGTACGCGCTGCTCAAGGAGAAGCCCGAGCTGATGGGCAGCGCGGTCGAGGAGATGCTGCGCTACGACGGCCCGGCGAGCATGATCCTGCGCGTCACCGCCGAACCGGTGGAGATCGGCGGCCAGGAGATCCCGGCGGGCAAGGTCGTCTACCTGGCGATGCTGGCCGGCAACCGCGACCCGGAGGTGTTCGCGGACCCGGACAGGTTCGACATCACCCGCTCCGCCAACCGGCACACGGCCTTCGGCCTGGGCGCGTTCTACTGCCTGGGCGCGGCCCTGGCGCGGATGGAGGCCGACGTGTGCTTCACCGTGCTGCGGGAACAGGTGCCGGACCTGCGACCGGACTACGAGGAGGTCGACTGGGTGTTCACCCAGACCGCGCAGCGCCGGCTGGGGTCGTTGAACGTCACGTTCTAG
- a CDS encoding chitinase encodes MTHRMWRLLAFAAAALLTTSLTSGVGHAAEDVCAVKSRPAGKVLQGYWENWDGAKNGVHPPLGWIPITDSRIAANGYNVVNAAFPVIRSDGTVLWEDGMDTDVKVATPAEMCAAKAAGATILMSIGGAAAGIDLSSSAVADRFVNTVVPILQRYNFDGIDIDIETGLVGSGNINSLSPSQANLIRIIDGVLARMPANFGLTMAPETAYVTGGSIVYGSIWGAYLPIIKKYADNGRLWWLNMQYYNGSMYGCSGDSYQAGTVQGFTAQTNCLNKGLVVQGTTIRVPFDKQVPGLPAQPGAGGGYMSTSQVAQAWNAFGGQLKGLMTWSINWDGSKGWTFGRNVKSLQGR; translated from the coding sequence ATGACCCATCGGATGTGGAGGCTGCTCGCCTTCGCGGCGGCGGCCCTGCTCACCACCTCCCTCACCAGTGGTGTCGGGCACGCGGCTGAGGACGTGTGCGCGGTGAAGTCCCGGCCCGCGGGCAAGGTGCTCCAGGGCTACTGGGAGAACTGGGACGGCGCGAAGAACGGCGTCCACCCGCCGCTGGGCTGGATCCCGATCACCGACAGCCGGATCGCGGCCAACGGCTACAACGTGGTCAACGCGGCGTTCCCGGTGATCCGCTCCGACGGCACGGTGCTGTGGGAGGACGGCATGGACACCGACGTCAAGGTCGCCACCCCGGCGGAGATGTGCGCGGCGAAGGCGGCCGGGGCGACGATCCTGATGTCCATCGGCGGCGCGGCGGCGGGCATCGACCTGAGCTCGTCGGCGGTGGCGGACCGGTTCGTCAACACCGTCGTGCCGATCCTCCAGCGGTACAACTTCGACGGCATCGACATCGACATCGAGACCGGCTTGGTGGGCAGCGGGAACATCAACTCGCTGTCGCCGTCGCAGGCCAACCTGATCCGGATCATCGACGGCGTGCTGGCGCGGATGCCCGCGAACTTCGGCCTGACCATGGCCCCGGAGACGGCGTACGTGACCGGCGGCAGCATCGTGTACGGGTCGATCTGGGGCGCGTACCTGCCGATCATCAAGAAGTACGCCGACAACGGCCGCCTGTGGTGGCTGAACATGCAGTACTACAACGGTTCCATGTACGGGTGCTCGGGCGATTCCTACCAGGCGGGCACCGTGCAGGGGTTCACCGCGCAGACCAACTGCCTGAACAAGGGCCTGGTCGTGCAGGGGACGACGATCCGGGTGCCGTTCGACAAGCAGGTGCCGGGCCTGCCCGCGCAGCCGGGCGCGGGTGGCGGGTACATGTCGACCAGCCAGGTCGCGCAGGCGTGGAACGCGTTCGGCGGGCAGCTCAAGGGGTTGATGACCTGGTCGATCAACTGGGACGGGTCGAAGGGCTGGACGTTCGGGCGCAACGTGAAGTCGTTGCAGGGCAGGTGA
- a CDS encoding HNH endonuclease family protein: protein MSRAVLVLVALVVAGCGFAPGQGTPVDKVPEGTVDTATARVQLGALAVAEPGGMDGYVRDCDNGAACVFGRPWSDVDGDGCDQRSQVLARDLVGVVRKDGRCAVKEGTLHDPYTGQTVTSVSKVQIDHVVPLAEMWRSGAAGWPPERRVQAANDLRNLVAVQGKVNQDKGDRTPDEWMPPNPGYACPYARIYVGVKAAYGLSVRASERAALERVLAGCP from the coding sequence GTGTCCCGTGCTGTGCTGGTACTGGTCGCGTTGGTGGTGGCGGGGTGCGGTTTCGCGCCCGGACAGGGGACGCCGGTCGACAAGGTGCCGGAGGGCACGGTGGACACCGCGACCGCGCGGGTGCAGTTGGGGGCGCTGGCGGTGGCGGAACCCGGTGGCATGGACGGGTACGTGCGGGACTGCGACAACGGGGCCGCGTGCGTGTTCGGGCGGCCCTGGTCCGATGTGGACGGTGACGGGTGCGACCAGCGCAGCCAGGTGTTGGCGCGGGACCTGGTCGGGGTGGTGCGCAAGGACGGGCGGTGCGCGGTGAAGGAGGGCACGCTGCACGACCCGTACACCGGGCAGACCGTGACCAGCGTGTCCAAGGTGCAGATCGACCACGTGGTGCCGTTGGCGGAGATGTGGCGCAGCGGCGCGGCGGGGTGGCCGCCGGAGCGGCGGGTGCAGGCGGCCAACGACCTGCGCAACCTGGTGGCCGTGCAGGGGAAGGTCAACCAGGACAAGGGTGATCGCACGCCCGACGAGTGGATGCCGCCCAACCCGGGGTACGCGTGCCCGTACGCGCGGATCTACGTCGGGGTGAAGGCGGCGTACGGGTTGTCGGTGCGGGCGTCGGAGCGGGCGGCGCTGGAGCGGGTGCTGGCGGGCTGTCCGTAA
- a CDS encoding ion transporter, producing MTVRERVAEVVDGKRCQRLIIAVIVVNAVALGCETSPTLVAGFGGLLAAVDHIALAVFVVELAARLFAHRARFFRDPWNLFDFVVVGVSLLPAAGPLSVVRSLRILRALRLVSMVPSMRRVVSALVRSVPGLLSLTGLLLLLLYVGAVIAHNLFARAGDERFADLGATILTLFQITTGDGWSDVMRDLMVQQPLAWIFFVCYLLVGTFTMLNLFIAVVCSAMESDSDAPDQRVLKEVQALREELRLLSAGARIPEHVSRN from the coding sequence ATGACAGTGCGCGAACGGGTCGCCGAGGTCGTGGACGGCAAGCGGTGCCAGCGGTTGATCATCGCGGTGATCGTGGTCAACGCCGTGGCGCTGGGGTGTGAGACGTCGCCGACGTTGGTGGCCGGGTTCGGCGGGCTGCTCGCCGCGGTGGACCACATCGCGCTGGCGGTGTTCGTGGTCGAGTTGGCGGCTCGGCTGTTCGCGCACCGGGCGCGGTTCTTCCGCGATCCGTGGAACCTGTTCGACTTCGTCGTGGTCGGGGTGTCGCTGCTGCCGGCGGCCGGGCCGTTGTCGGTGGTCCGGTCGTTGCGGATCCTGCGGGCGCTGCGGTTGGTGTCGATGGTGCCGAGCATGCGCCGGGTGGTCAGCGCGCTGGTGCGGTCGGTGCCGGGGCTGCTGTCGTTGACCGGGTTGCTCCTGTTGCTGCTCTACGTGGGCGCGGTGATCGCGCACAACCTGTTCGCGCGGGCCGGGGACGAGCGGTTCGCCGACCTGGGTGCGACGATCCTGACGCTGTTCCAGATCACCACCGGTGACGGGTGGTCGGACGTGATGCGCGACCTGATGGTGCAGCAGCCGCTGGCGTGGATCTTCTTCGTCTGCTACCTGCTGGTCGGCACGTTCACCATGCTGAACCTGTTCATCGCCGTGGTGTGCAGCGCGATGGAGTCCGATTCGGACGCGCCGGACCAGCGGGTGCTCAAGGAGGTGCAGGCGTTGCGGGAAGAGCTGCGCCTGCTGTCCGCGGGTGCCCGGATCCCGGAGCACGTCAGCCGCAATTGA
- a CDS encoding neutral/alkaline ceramidase — MRSTVTSVLACLAAVLVLAGLPAAQAETTEPYLVGRGISDVTGPAAENGMMGYSKFDQKTTGIHQRQRSRAYVVVDRSTAKRVAYVNADLAMIFRAVQEGVLAKLQARYGTLYTRENVLLSATHTHAGPGGFSHNLAYNLSILGMQPQTLAAVTDGIAESVIKAHEDLKPGSLSINRGELTDASVNRSRTAFERNPDKAHFPDAIDPAMTVLRLRQGAKDVGAISWFATHNTSMTNANTLISPDNKGYASYQWEHDDAGVRYLDTSPGFVAAFPNTNAGDMSPNLNLRPGSGPTEDEVENTRIIGERQNRKAQEIFAGPQTPLTGGVDYRMRFVDMGAVAVDGRYTTDGQPGRTCSGVVGASTFAGSTEDGPALPGFTEGMQSPIKSLLEPLGVEVPQWLKDCQYPKASVVPTGLVQATPDVLPLQIVRIGQLHLVAVPGEVTIVAGLRIRRSVAAELGVPLEDVLIQGYANDYSQYVTTPEEYDLQQYEGGSTLFGRNTTPAYQQEFGELAASLRAGTPVPAGPTPGKPPFTDLNLQTGVVFDDKAPWHTFGQVLTEPAATYTRGQTATAVFVTGHPKNDLRRNGTFLEVQRLVDGTWTRVADDGDWSTRYRWQRHGIANSEATITWTIPADTPPGTYRLVHHGDWKSGWTGAITPFTGTTRPFTVT; from the coding sequence ATGAGGTCGACCGTCACGTCCGTGCTCGCCTGCCTCGCCGCGGTGCTGGTGCTCGCCGGGCTGCCCGCCGCACAAGCCGAGACGACCGAGCCCTACCTCGTCGGCCGCGGCATCTCCGACGTCACCGGCCCCGCCGCCGAGAACGGCATGATGGGCTACTCCAAGTTCGACCAGAAGACCACCGGCATCCACCAGCGCCAACGTTCCCGCGCCTACGTGGTGGTCGACCGGTCGACTGCGAAACGGGTCGCCTACGTCAACGCCGACCTCGCCATGATCTTCCGCGCCGTCCAGGAAGGCGTGCTGGCCAAGCTCCAAGCCCGCTACGGCACCCTCTACACCCGCGAGAACGTCCTGCTCTCGGCCACCCACACCCACGCCGGCCCCGGCGGCTTCTCGCACAACCTCGCCTACAACCTCTCCATCCTCGGCATGCAACCCCAAACCCTGGCCGCGGTCACCGACGGCATCGCCGAATCCGTGATCAAGGCCCACGAAGACCTCAAGCCGGGCTCACTGTCGATCAACCGCGGCGAGCTCACCGACGCCAGCGTCAACCGCTCCCGCACCGCCTTCGAGCGCAACCCCGACAAGGCCCACTTCCCCGACGCCATCGACCCGGCCATGACCGTGCTCCGCCTGCGCCAAGGCGCGAAGGACGTCGGCGCGATCTCGTGGTTCGCCACCCACAACACGTCCATGACCAACGCCAACACCCTGATCAGCCCGGACAACAAGGGTTACGCGTCCTACCAGTGGGAGCACGACGACGCCGGCGTCCGCTACCTCGACACCAGCCCCGGCTTCGTCGCCGCCTTCCCCAACACCAACGCCGGCGACATGTCGCCCAACCTGAACCTGCGCCCCGGCTCCGGCCCGACCGAGGACGAGGTGGAGAACACCCGGATCATCGGCGAACGCCAGAACCGCAAGGCCCAGGAGATCTTCGCCGGCCCGCAGACCCCGCTGACCGGCGGCGTCGACTACCGCATGCGGTTCGTGGACATGGGCGCGGTCGCCGTGGACGGCCGCTACACCACCGACGGGCAGCCCGGCCGCACGTGCTCCGGCGTGGTCGGCGCGTCCACCTTCGCGGGCAGCACCGAGGACGGCCCGGCCCTCCCCGGCTTCACCGAAGGCATGCAGAGCCCGATCAAGTCCCTGCTCGAACCGCTCGGCGTCGAGGTCCCGCAGTGGCTCAAGGACTGCCAGTACCCCAAGGCCTCCGTCGTCCCGACCGGCCTGGTGCAGGCCACCCCGGACGTCCTGCCCCTCCAGATCGTCCGGATCGGGCAACTGCACCTGGTCGCCGTCCCCGGCGAGGTGACCATCGTCGCCGGCCTGCGCATCCGGCGGTCCGTCGCGGCGGAGCTGGGCGTGCCGCTGGAGGACGTCCTGATCCAGGGCTACGCCAACGACTACAGCCAGTACGTCACCACCCCGGAGGAGTACGACCTCCAGCAGTACGAGGGCGGCTCGACCCTGTTCGGCCGCAACACCACCCCCGCCTACCAGCAGGAGTTCGGCGAGCTCGCCGCCTCCCTGCGGGCCGGCACGCCCGTCCCGGCCGGTCCGACGCCCGGCAAGCCGCCGTTCACCGACCTCAACCTCCAGACCGGCGTGGTGTTCGACGACAAGGCCCCCTGGCACACCTTCGGCCAGGTCCTGACCGAACCCGCCGCCACCTACACCCGCGGCCAGACCGCCACCGCCGTCTTCGTCACCGGCCACCCCAAGAACGACCTGCGCCGCAACGGCACCTTCCTCGAGGTCCAACGCCTGGTCGACGGCACCTGGACCCGCGTGGCCGACGACGGCGACTGGTCCACCCGCTACCGCTGGCAGCGCCACGGGATCGCGAACTCCGAGGCCACGATCACCTGGACCATCCCCGCCGACACCCCGCCCGGCACCTACCGCCTGGTCCACCACGGCGACTGGAAGAGCGGGTGGACCGGCGCGATCACGCCCTTCACCGGCACCACCCGCCCCTTCACCGTGACCTGA
- a CDS encoding SAM-dependent methyltransferase: MRRVPISPHRRGFRLDLHRSFTIRESHHRVHNPFDDVKLATLGAALRLPPGTSVLDLACGTGELLCTWARDHGVAGVGVDISTVFLASARTRAEELGVESRVSFVHGDAAGYVAEQPVDVAACIGAAWIGDGVAGTVDLLRRSLRPGGMVLLGHPYWRRTPEDEDTARACHAGSTAEFLPLPELLAQFGDLGCDVVEMVLADQDSWDRYVAAQWLNTRQWLDANPDDELAEQMRAVLHRGPVQYVRYQREYMGWGVFALLDR, from the coding sequence GTGCGGCGGGTCCCGATCTCGCCGCACCGCCGGGGGTTCCGCTTGGACCTGCACCGCAGCTTCACCATCCGCGAAAGCCACCACCGCGTCCACAACCCGTTCGACGACGTCAAGCTCGCCACCCTCGGCGCGGCGCTGCGGCTGCCGCCGGGCACGTCCGTGCTGGACCTGGCGTGCGGTACCGGCGAGCTGCTGTGCACGTGGGCGCGCGATCACGGGGTGGCCGGGGTCGGCGTGGACATCAGCACCGTCTTCCTGGCCTCCGCGCGAACCCGCGCGGAGGAGCTGGGCGTGGAGTCGCGGGTGTCGTTCGTGCACGGCGACGCCGCCGGGTACGTGGCCGAGCAGCCGGTCGACGTGGCCGCGTGCATCGGGGCGGCGTGGATCGGCGACGGCGTGGCGGGGACCGTGGACCTGTTGCGCCGCAGCCTGCGGCCCGGCGGGATGGTGCTGCTCGGGCACCCGTACTGGCGGCGCACACCCGAGGACGAGGACACCGCGCGGGCGTGCCACGCCGGCTCCACCGCCGAGTTCCTGCCGCTGCCGGAGCTGCTCGCGCAGTTCGGGGACCTGGGTTGCGACGTGGTGGAGATGGTGCTGGCCGACCAGGACAGCTGGGACCGCTACGTCGCCGCCCAGTGGCTCAACACCCGGCAGTGGCTCGACGCCAACCCGGACGACGAGCTGGCCGAGCAGATGCGGGCCGTACTGCACAGGGGTCCGGTGCAGTACGTCCGCTACCAGCGGGAGTACATGGGCTGGGGCGTGTTCGCGCTGCTGGACCGCTAG
- the ligD gene encoding non-homologous end-joining DNA ligase has protein sequence MGQSPAVELEVGDRTVRISNPDRVYFPARGETKLDLAHYYLSVGDGIVRALRERPCMLHRFPSGVGGEKVHQKRLPAGAPPWVQTVRVHFPRYNRHADELCVTDVADVVWAVQMSTVEFHPWNSRRADTEKPDEWRIDLDPMPDCPFSRVQRVAHVAREVLDELGAVGWPKTSGGRGLHIYVRIKPEWGFSEVRRAALAFAREVERRAPDDVTTEWWRRDRDPRDLFVDYNQNARDHTIAAAYSVRGNPEATVSTPLRWDEVDDVDPRDCTIATVPARFAELGDLHAGIDDSAFSLEPLLEWADRDGVEPPEEA, from the coding sequence ATGGGCCAGTCGCCTGCTGTCGAACTGGAGGTCGGGGATCGCACCGTGCGGATCTCCAACCCGGACCGCGTCTACTTCCCCGCCCGCGGCGAGACCAAGCTCGACCTTGCCCACTACTACCTCTCCGTCGGCGACGGGATCGTCCGCGCCCTCCGCGAACGGCCGTGCATGCTGCACCGGTTCCCGTCCGGGGTCGGTGGCGAGAAGGTGCACCAGAAGCGGTTGCCGGCCGGGGCGCCGCCGTGGGTGCAGACCGTGCGGGTGCACTTCCCCCGCTACAACCGGCACGCCGACGAGCTGTGCGTGACCGACGTCGCCGACGTGGTGTGGGCGGTGCAGATGTCCACGGTGGAGTTCCACCCGTGGAACTCGCGCCGCGCCGACACCGAGAAGCCCGACGAGTGGCGGATCGACCTCGACCCCATGCCGGACTGCCCGTTCTCCCGCGTCCAGCGGGTCGCGCACGTGGCGCGCGAGGTGTTGGACGAGCTGGGCGCGGTCGGGTGGCCCAAGACCTCCGGCGGGCGGGGCCTGCACATCTACGTGCGGATCAAGCCCGAGTGGGGGTTCTCCGAGGTGCGGCGGGCGGCGTTGGCGTTCGCGCGGGAGGTCGAGCGGCGGGCGCCCGACGACGTGACGACCGAGTGGTGGCGGCGTGATCGCGACCCGCGCGACCTGTTCGTCGACTACAACCAGAACGCCCGCGACCACACCATCGCCGCCGCGTACTCGGTGCGCGGCAACCCCGAGGCCACCGTCTCCACCCCGCTGCGCTGGGACGAGGTCGACGACGTGGACCCGCGCGACTGCACCATCGCCACCGTGCCGGCCCGGTTCGCCGAGCTGGGCGACCTGCACGCGGGCATCGACGATTCGGCCTTCTCGCTCGAGCCGCTGCTGGAGTGGGCCGACCGCGACGGCGTCGAACCGCCGGAGGAGGCCTGA